The Candidatus Acidiferrales bacterium genomic interval TGGAAGCCAAGCACAGTTTGAACTTAACACAACTCTAATCTATCTTAAAACAAAAAAGGAGGACTGATGTCAGAACAAACTGGTACTTCGGATCATTCCCAGGCTAATCAACCTGATGGCCAAGAGAAATTATCCTTTATGGATAAAGCAGCAGGAGTCTTTTACGAGCCGTCGAGAGTCTTTCAGGCTTTGAAAACCTCTCCCGTAAAGGTCGCAGATTGGCTTGTCCCGGTGGCGCTTCTGGCAATCGTCATCGGTGTCTCGACTTATGTGAGGTTTAGCTCGCCCGATCTCCGTTTCCAGATGGCACAACAGCAAGAACAGCGGTTTGACAAGATGGTGAATGAAGGGAAAATGACTGCCGACCAGGCAGAGCAGGCCAAGGAAAGGATGGAAAACGGATCATCCGCGTTCATGGGAATCGGGATATTCGGAGCAGTTGTCGCAACGTTTATAATTTTCTTTGCTGCTGCAGGAGTATGGGTCCTTATCGGAAAGATAATCTTGAAGGGAGACGTGAATTATTCCCAGATGATGGGAGTTGCTGGCCTTGCAAGCTGGATCTCGGTAGTGGGCGTAATATTGTCGATAGTCATTACCGTCGTTCTCTCCAGACTCGACGGAGGTTTGCATCTGGGAATGTTCATGCAGATGTCTTCCGACAAGACTTATTCACTCTTGAGAAGTGCCGACCTCTTTGCGATCTGGAATCTCGCTGCATCTTCGATTGGGATTGGAACTCTTTCGGGCAAAAAAGGATTTTTGCCCGCTGCTTGGGTATTTGGAATATGGATCGTGATAGTTTTGATTGCCGTATTTGTATTCGGCGGCATGTACGGAGGTTGAGCCCTGTCGATAGTTTTAGAGAACCAAAAGGCAGAAGAAAAAACTTCTGCCTTTTTCTCACTCAATCTCTTATCAAGCCCTTGAGAGAATCCGGCGCGAACTTTTTCTTCGACGTTATCAGCTCACGGGCGGTATCGACCATTCCCCAGGTGTTCCACAATAGTACGCCTCTGACGACTCCGTCCTTGCCGTAATAAATGACGCCTTTGCGAAATTCTTCTTCCCAATCTTCAAATATCTCAAGCCGGGAATCAGGCTCTCCGACAGCTTCGTATCCAAGCTCGAATAAGTCCGAATAGAAAAATGGAAGATGATGGTACGGCTCGGACGAACCGGCCATGTTATGACCTGCAATTTTGCCCATTGTGTTTGCATTGTCTTCATGCTCGACTCTCATGCGCTTGTCCAAGGCAAGGCTGAAAAAATTTGCGACGTCGCCGGCAGCATAAATATCATGGTTGCTCGTCCTCAAAAACTCATCCACAATAATCCCATTGTCGGCAGCGAGTCCGCCCGACTTTGCAAGTTCGTCGTTTGGAATTATTCCAAGACCGGCGACTACGGCGTCCGCCGAAATTCCTCCGCCTTTATTCGATTTCACCAAAAGTCTGCCATCTTTATTGTCGATGTTCATCACGGATGCGCCGGATATAACGTTGACTCCTTTTTCTTTATAAAATGAATTCAAAAATAAGGATAGACCGCGCGGATAAGATCTCGATCCGATTCCTTCTTCCGGAAAGATCATCGTGACGTTTTTTTCGTTCATCGCGAGAGCGGCGGCGATTTCTGAACCTATGAAGCCTCCTCCGATCACGACGAAATCCATGGCATGCCCCGAAAGATCGCGAAGCGTCTCATAATCATCGAAAGTCCGAAAATAAATGATGTCGTCCCCGCCGAACGGAAGTTTTCTCGGTCTCCCTCCGGTTGCCAGAAGAAGTTTCTCATAGTGGTACATTCCGCCATCGGTAATCTTCACGGTATTCTTAGTGACATCCAGCGACATGACAGCGGTGGATTTGAAAAAATCGACGTTATCATCTTCAATTTTTCTCCAAATTGAATCGATAGGGTCGCCTTTCCAAAGGGCTTTCGATAACGGCGGACGATTATAAGGCAGATTTTTTTCCTCGCTGAAAACCGCAATGGTTCCCGATTTGTCAACCTCTCTTATTCCTTTTATTGCAGATTCAGCTGCCATTCCGCCGCCGACAATCACATATTTATAGTCAGTCATTGCTCTCCATCGTTGCAGTATTATGGTATGATTAATACTCAAAACATTAAAGGGAGCGATAAGTTCCATGACGATGAAAGCCATGGCAAGTCAATCAGCCTCCTGAAAATTTCAACGTAGGCAGTCGGCGGAGGCTCAGCCGAAGTGATTGAAATCTCCAACAAGCTTCATGGAAACAAGTTACTTTGTGGTTTTGAATACAGCTTCAAATGGAAATGGCTCGCTGCGTGGCTCGCGGGAATCTTGCAATTTCGCCGGCTGGACTTTAAACTTAATCGTTTCTTATGAAGCCGGAACTACTCGAACGTGCCAATCGAATTGCAGCCGACAACATTTCAAGCCAGCAGCAAATTTTGAAAGACATGCTGGATTTGCTCATGAATTTTTCGGCCCAGGATGCCTACGCTCTGAATTTCATTCAAGATCTGAAATTGTTGTCCACAGCAATTGCCAATGCGCAATTACAGATGTCTGCTTTGTCCAACATGTGCCGGCTTATTGTCTCCGCCTCCGACAAACTGAAACCCGGCGACATCAACACCTATCTGAAGAACCTTTGGGACAAGATTGAGAATTCGTCATCCATTGCAGCCTCTAAAGCTTCGAAGCTGATTTCGGACGGAAAAAGCTATGCGACCATAAGTCAAAGTGAGTTTGTCACAAAAACGTTTGAGCGGGCGTCATCCGAGAACAAACATGTCACGATTTTTGTCATGGAATCACGCCCGCTGTTTGAGGGAAGGCAGACGGCGCGAGCGCTCACTAAGATGGGTCACCGTGTTATACTCCTTTCGGACGCGTCGATAGGATTTTTCATTAACGAGATTGATTCCGCCTTCGTCGGCGCCGACTCAATCCTCTCAGACGGCACGCTCATCAACAAAATCGGGTCTTATCCCCTGGCGGTATGCTGTGCCGATGCCAAAAAGAAATTCTACGCTGTGACAAGCGTATTGAAATACGATTCCGAAAAAACATCCGATGACTTCGTCAACAAAGAAGAAAGCGCCGACGAGATTTGTGCCAACCCGGAATTCTCGGAAGGGACTTGCGGCGAAGTTAGAAATTTCTATTTCGATAAGATCAAGCCTGAACTCGTCACCGCAATTATAACGGAGACCGGAAGCATTTTTCCTTCTTCGGAGCTTGCCGACTTGAATTCCGCAATGCGGGAAATTTACGGCTAATCATTTAAGGTGTTAGAAATTTCACGGGATCAGACAGGCCAAATTAAGAGCCGGCGTCACCCACCATACACAGGGCAACACCGGCTCGAGGGGGCGAAAGCGAAGTTTTCCTAGGATAGTCGTTGGGATGTGTCGGCTCTATTCAAAGATGCCTCCTCGGGATCCTTGACGTTCGGTAATTTATACTCAGGTAAATATACCACCACGGTTGTCCCGACTCCTTGAGTGCTGTCTACCCAGATGGCACCGCCGTGAAGTTCCACGAACTTTTTGGTCAGAGCGAGTCCAAGCCCGGTTCCGCCATTGTCGCCGCCTAGTTGAACGAAAGGTTTGAACAATTTGTCAAGATCATCTCTTTTAATCCCGATTCCATTATCTATAACCTTTATCTCTATCCCGTCGGCAGATTTCACCGCCTCAAGTTTTACGATATCATTTTCGCAGCTGAAGGTGATCGCATTGTTTAAAAGGTTATAAAGTATCTGCTTGAATTTTACCTGGTCCGCGACGAGCGTACTCAGCCCTTCTTCAAGTTTTACCTCCAGTTGAATTTGCTTCCTGTCGAGCATCGGCTTTAAAATTCTCCTGATGCTTTCTACAACCTCGGAAATGGAAAACTCCTGCGGATCCAGCTTCATTTTGCCCGTTTCGACCTTTGCAAGATCAAGAATGTCGTTTATCAGACTCAACAAGTGATCTCCTGCGGTCACAATGTTGCCACTGAATTCATTAAGAAGTTCATGTGAAAGTTCCGGCGACTCGTCGTGGATGATATTTGCAAAACCGATAATTGAATTGAGCGGCGTCCGTATTTCATGGCTCATGTTCGCCAGGAATTCCGATTTGGAGCGATTCGCTTTGTCCGCCCGTTCCGCTTCCGACGCTACTTTTGCTATCTGAAAACGAATGTCGTTGACTTCTCTCTTAATCAACTCGTGGGCTTCCAATATTTTTGTTCCGGCAATAATAAGTTCGACCTCCTCCTCGCTCGGTCGCAGAGCAATGAGTGCCCCGGTGACCGCATCCTGATGCCTCATCGGAATAACCAAGTAACCCTGATAGTTTATGAGGTCGCGAGACGGCAAATCTTCAAAAATAAGCTGCGGAATATTTATGACAAACCCGGCCCTCTCCGTCAAATGGAAGGAGGATGAATCCTCATTTTTCTTTGCTAATGTTATCCCGTCGGATCGGGTTGCATCTCTTAATTCTTTGAGGTACGAGCGCATGTCGCCGGTTTTGAAAAGACGTTCCGCCGCGTTGATCAATTGACGATAAGACCAGATCAAGAGTTGAGAATTTTCCACCGGTTCGAAAACGATCACAAGTGAATTCTCTTCGGCCTTCACGACAGTTAACTTTGCGCGCACTTTGATTCCGTCACGCCTCATGTAAAAGAAATCAGCCATGGAATGGAACGGCGGTGCAGGAGAGTCTTTCGCTCCGTCGGTTCTCAATGCCGTTGATAGAATCTCGTCGACTTCCTCCGACTGAGCATTTGAGCCGGCAAGGCCGAAAATCCTGTAGAAAGCTTTGTTGACAGTCGTAATCCTGAATTCCCTGTCGTGCTTATGATCATCTTTTTCTAAAACCACAACTCCAAGGTTGAGATCGTCGATGGCGCGGAAAAGAAGATTCTCCAGCTTCCCGTTTGTCGTGGAGACAATTTGATCAACCTCATTTGTAGAAAACAATGAGAATAATCCCTCGCCTATTTTCTGAATAACAACCCTCCGTAGTCTTTTCCCGTCATCTCCGTTCGGAAAAGTCTGAGAAATACTGTCTCTCTTCGATTCGATTAACTCAGAAACACTCTTGACCAATTCCGTCCCGGCCAACGTCTGAAAATCAAAGTCGAAGTTTTCATTCTTGAGAATTATTTTCCCTTTCTCATCAATAATGGCACACGGAATATCAGCACACTGGAAAGCGGTCTTTACAGTCTTACTCACCTTGTCGAGCAGGCATCTCGAAATCTTGTCCCGGACCAATTCCTGGATTTGCCAATGTTCGCTGTGTGACAGTGAAAAGTTTGTATGAAGTTCGACCCTGCACGAGAAGTCTTCATCATCCACCACGAATGCAAACGGTACGTCACTCTTATCAGTTTCGATTCCATCCCCATCTATCGTGGATGAAAAATCGCCGAAGATTTTCCCGTGTAATTCTATCTTTCCCTTTTTTGCATAATAAGCACTTGCCAATGAGGCCAAAATCTCATTCAAGGCTGTTTGGATAGGCAACCCGTTTATGATTCTAAGGCCGGCTACCGCTTTGATCCTTCTCGCGGCTTCTAATTCCGATTCAATCTTACTCTGTCTCTTGACATATCCGTAGACGAACGTGAGCAAGAGTGAAAGAGCGACGGAAATCAATAGAATTTCGTACATGTTTCGCCTCCTCTACGCCAAAGGCACATCTGCCCTCGGCTAAATGTTCAGTTCAACTGGAGTACTCAAGCGCGTCTATGATCCAGTTGAAATAATTCTTGCGCAGGAGTTTCTCCGCGGCTATTCTGACTTTTTCCGATTCCACGTTTGGTTCGCTCTCTTCACCGCACGCCGACAACTTCGTATTCCCGATTTGAATATATTCAGGATCAATGACCAGGGTTGGCAAATGATGTCTCACCG includes:
- a CDS encoding YIP1 family protein, with the translated sequence MSEQTGTSDHSQANQPDGQEKLSFMDKAAGVFYEPSRVFQALKTSPVKVADWLVPVALLAIVIGVSTYVRFSSPDLRFQMAQQQEQRFDKMVNEGKMTADQAEQAKERMENGSSAFMGIGIFGAVVATFIIFFAAAGVWVLIGKIILKGDVNYSQMMGVAGLASWISVVGVILSIVITVVLSRLDGGLHLGMFMQMSSDKTYSLLRSADLFAIWNLAASSIGIGTLSGKKGFLPAAWVFGIWIVIVLIAVFVFGGMYGG
- a CDS encoding FAD-dependent oxidoreductase, which codes for MTDYKYVIVGGGMAAESAIKGIREVDKSGTIAVFSEEKNLPYNRPPLSKALWKGDPIDSIWRKIEDDNVDFFKSTAVMSLDVTKNTVKITDGGMYHYEKLLLATGGRPRKLPFGGDDIIYFRTFDDYETLRDLSGHAMDFVVIGGGFIGSEIAAALAMNEKNVTMIFPEEGIGSRSYPRGLSLFLNSFYKEKGVNVISGASVMNIDNKDGRLLVKSNKGGGISADAVVAGLGIIPNDELAKSGGLAADNGIIVDEFLRTSNHDIYAAGDVANFFSLALDKRMRVEHEDNANTMGKIAGHNMAGSSEPYHHLPFFYSDLFELGYEAVGEPDSRLEIFEDWEEEFRKGVIYYGKDGVVRGVLLWNTWGMVDTARELITSKKKFAPDSLKGLIRD
- a CDS encoding translation initiation factor eIF-2B — encoded protein: MKPELLERANRIAADNISSQQQILKDMLDLLMNFSAQDAYALNFIQDLKLLSTAIANAQLQMSALSNMCRLIVSASDKLKPGDINTYLKNLWDKIENSSSIAASKASKLISDGKSYATISQSEFVTKTFERASSENKHVTIFVMESRPLFEGRQTARALTKMGHRVILLSDASIGFFINEIDSAFVGADSILSDGTLINKIGSYPLAVCCADAKKKFYAVTSVLKYDSEKTSDDFVNKEESADEICANPEFSEGTCGEVRNFYFDKIKPELVTAIITETGSIFPSSELADLNSAMREIYG
- a CDS encoding HAMP domain-containing sensor histidine kinase, producing the protein MYEILLISVALSLLLTFVYGYVKRQSKIESELEAARRIKAVAGLRIINGLPIQTALNEILASLASAYYAKKGKIELHGKIFGDFSSTIDGDGIETDKSDVPFAFVVDDEDFSCRVELHTNFSLSHSEHWQIQELVRDKISRCLLDKVSKTVKTAFQCADIPCAIIDEKGKIILKNENFDFDFQTLAGTELVKSVSELIESKRDSISQTFPNGDDGKRLRRVVIQKIGEGLFSLFSTNEVDQIVSTTNGKLENLLFRAIDDLNLGVVVLEKDDHKHDREFRITTVNKAFYRIFGLAGSNAQSEEVDEILSTALRTDGAKDSPAPPFHSMADFFYMRRDGIKVRAKLTVVKAEENSLVIVFEPVENSQLLIWSYRQLINAAERLFKTGDMRSYLKELRDATRSDGITLAKKNEDSSSFHLTERAGFVINIPQLIFEDLPSRDLINYQGYLVIPMRHQDAVTGALIALRPSEEEVELIIAGTKILEAHELIKREVNDIRFQIAKVASEAERADKANRSKSEFLANMSHEIRTPLNSIIGFANIIHDESPELSHELLNEFSGNIVTAGDHLLSLINDILDLAKVETGKMKLDPQEFSISEVVESIRRILKPMLDRKQIQLEVKLEEGLSTLVADQVKFKQILYNLLNNAITFSCENDIVKLEAVKSADGIEIKVIDNGIGIKRDDLDKLFKPFVQLGGDNGGTGLGLALTKKFVELHGGAIWVDSTQGVGTTVVVYLPEYKLPNVKDPEEASLNRADTSQRLS